One window of Bacteroidota bacterium genomic DNA carries:
- a CDS encoding endonuclease/exonuclease/phosphatase family protein, whose product MTRRPPHVRAFWKPNVSHREPPPTYAAEVRALPDRSAPPLWDTLQIATYNVHRWTGPRGGDAWLPERAVALIASLDADVIGLQEVLRPTHHEDPLPHLADALGYHVAFVASRQHRNGVLGNALLSRWAFDDALAVDLSFSRFEQRVAVAVELDAPTPLAFAATHLALIDRTRKRQVEALLSHPSLQGPTVLMGDLNAWRRRGAASRRLAAAFETRHHNLRWPPSYPSSGPMLALDRIYARGAQLLNLRTVSTAAAKMASDHLPVVGDLVL is encoded by the coding sequence TTGACCCGCCGTCCCCCGCACGTTCGTGCGTTCTGGAAGCCCAACGTCTCGCACCGCGAACCGCCGCCGACCTACGCTGCGGAAGTGCGAGCGCTCCCCGACCGCTCTGCCCCGCCGTTGTGGGACACGCTCCAGATTGCCACCTACAACGTCCACCGTTGGACGGGACCGCGCGGGGGCGATGCCTGGCTTCCGGAGCGCGCGGTCGCCCTGATCGCCTCGTTGGACGCCGACGTGATCGGGCTACAGGAAGTCCTCCGCCCAACCCACCACGAAGACCCTCTCCCGCATTTGGCCGATGCGCTGGGCTACCATGTCGCCTTTGTTGCCTCGCGCCAGCACCGCAACGGGGTCTTAGGCAACGCACTACTCTCCCGGTGGGCCTTCGACGATGCGCTCGCCGTAGACCTCTCGTTTAGCCGCTTCGAGCAGCGCGTCGCCGTGGCCGTCGAGTTGGACGCTCCGACTCCCTTGGCCTTCGCCGCGACCCACCTCGCGCTCATCGATCGCACACGCAAGCGTCAGGTCGAGGCTCTGCTCTCGCACCCGAGTCTGCAAGGGCCGACGGTGCTGATGGGCGACCTCAATGCTTGGCGGCGGCGCGGTGCAGCGTCGCGCAGACTCGCGGCGGCCTTCGAGACCCGCCATCACAACCTGCGCTGGCCGCCGAGCTACCCCTCGTCCGGCCCGATGCTCGCGCTCGACCGGATCTATGCCCGAGGCGCTCAGCTTCTCAACCTGCGTACCGTGAGTACGGCCGCCGCAAAGATGGCCTCGGATCACCTGCCCGTCGTGGGTGACCTTGTCCTGTAA
- a CDS encoding sulfotransferase, with product MASVLHKIARRLNQSEEPDVVVKAQGKKPPGVRLGWFRRASAPLRTLPGAVVIGVQKGGTTSLYRYLIRHPHVMWPKKKEMHFFDRRYAEGLDWYRAHFPTRAWQRIREVTTGQRHLVIEATPGYVFHPWSADLLAKTLPNARLVLMLRNPVDRAYSHYKMMVRREEEPRSFGEVIEDEFAHIDEHRAFIASQPIEKWGRNARKKFYLARGLYAEQLAPWLEQFDREQLYIMSSDSFYQDTPGRFRDVIAFLGLDAWEPPKYTVWGKAATDRMDPEVRQALAEYYRAPNEKLFALLGEDYGWNSP from the coding sequence ATGGCATCGGTCCTTCACAAAATAGCTCGACGTCTGAATCAGTCCGAGGAACCCGATGTGGTGGTCAAAGCCCAAGGGAAAAAGCCGCCTGGGGTTCGGTTAGGCTGGTTCCGCAGGGCTTCAGCGCCGCTAAGAACACTGCCAGGCGCCGTTGTGATTGGCGTTCAGAAGGGCGGAACGACTTCGCTTTATCGGTATCTCATTCGGCACCCTCATGTGATGTGGCCAAAGAAGAAAGAGATGCACTTCTTTGACCGGCGATATGCTGAGGGCTTGGACTGGTACCGTGCGCATTTTCCAACGCGAGCCTGGCAACGCATCCGCGAGGTAACGACAGGACAGCGGCACCTTGTCATCGAGGCTACGCCAGGCTATGTGTTCCATCCGTGGAGCGCGGACTTGCTGGCCAAGACGCTCCCCAACGCGCGGCTCGTGCTCATGCTGCGCAACCCCGTCGATCGCGCGTATTCGCATTACAAGATGATGGTGCGGCGCGAAGAAGAGCCACGCTCGTTCGGCGAAGTCATCGAAGATGAGTTCGCCCACATCGACGAGCACCGTGCGTTTATCGCCTCACAGCCTATCGAAAAGTGGGGGCGCAATGCGCGCAAGAAATTTTACCTGGCTCGCGGGCTATACGCCGAGCAACTTGCGCCTTGGCTGGAGCAGTTCGACCGCGAGCAGCTATACATCATGTCTAGTGATTCCTTCTACCAGGATACGCCTGGACGCTTCCGAGACGTGATCGCGTTCCTTGGGCTCGACGCGTGGGAGCCTCCGAAATACACCGTATGGGGCAAGGCGGCAACTGACCGGATGGACCCTGAGGTGCGGCAGGCGCTCGCGGAATACTACCGGGCACCGAACGAGAAACTGTTTGCCCTCCTTGGTGAGGACTACGGCTGGAATTCGCCGTAA
- a CDS encoding sulfotransferase, which produces MHDLVSSPDVQPAATPAPSADERVIPLIYVVCKGRSGSTLTALLMSANSRIIGAGEVESFHKRFSKPGHRRCTCGEALDACPFWADVQEGLEARLGERVPKFRVDDDATFLRNNEAFFASIQDTAPTSILLDKSKKPGRLDRLLTSKKLDITIVHVVRDVRAVAYSFQQRGERKDRTDELRYNFLKNIARWAWLNSWITLRYRRHPRYLRVRYEDLVADPEKHVRALMAHVGVPFEDSQMDFGKAEQHAFSGNRMRLQNADGIRPDTKYIEQLPRWKWWVGTLLAFPVLRYFGYPIARPDVASRA; this is translated from the coding sequence ATGCACGACCTCGTTTCCTCCCCCGACGTCCAGCCTGCAGCCACCCCCGCACCGTCCGCGGACGAGCGCGTGATTCCGCTGATCTACGTCGTGTGCAAAGGGCGTAGTGGAAGCACGCTCACAGCTCTTTTGATGTCGGCAAACTCCCGGATCATCGGTGCTGGTGAGGTCGAGTCGTTTCACAAACGGTTCTCCAAGCCGGGCCACCGGCGGTGCACTTGCGGCGAAGCGCTCGATGCGTGCCCGTTTTGGGCTGACGTACAGGAGGGACTTGAAGCTAGACTTGGGGAAAGAGTCCCAAAGTTTCGTGTAGACGACGATGCTACGTTCCTGCGGAATAACGAGGCGTTCTTCGCGTCGATCCAGGACACGGCACCGACGAGCATCCTTCTGGACAAGTCGAAGAAACCGGGGCGGCTGGATCGGCTGCTTACGTCCAAGAAGCTCGACATCACCATCGTGCACGTAGTACGAGATGTGCGCGCCGTGGCGTACAGCTTCCAGCAGCGGGGCGAGCGCAAGGACCGCACCGATGAATTGCGGTACAACTTCCTCAAGAACATCGCGCGGTGGGCGTGGCTCAACAGCTGGATCACGCTGCGCTACCGCCGCCACCCGCGCTACCTGCGCGTCCGCTACGAAGACCTCGTCGCTGACCCCGAAAAGCACGTCCGCGCGCTGATGGCCCACGTCGGCGTCCCGTTCGAGGACTCGCAGATGGACTTCGGCAAGGCCGAGCAGCACGCCTTCTCGGGCAACCGGATGCGGCTCCAGAACGCCGACGGCATCCGCCCAGATACGAAGTACATCGAGCAGCTTCCCCGATGGAAGTGGTGGGTCGGCACGCTGCTTGCCTTCCCGGTGCTTCGGTACTTCGGCTATCCCATTGCCCGTCCAGACGTAGCATCCCGCGCATGA
- a CDS encoding sulfotransferase domain-containing protein encodes MNPAKRLVGSLYERFRRHRADTTVVSYPKSGRTWLRLLLGRVLVTQYGLEEAAAADPDLMLRVYKLSERNDAIPSVYFSHDDKPHAKPTAEIERDKRAFYEGGTVFLYRDPRDVAVSQYFSLTKRSEEGYKGSISDFVRDQDFGPRNHIEYLNVWAEQRGFMERVRFVSYEELQADTESVVESLLDFIGVESTSPGIVRSAVEFSSFDNMRKMESGGVFSSGMLTPKDQQDKATYKTRRGVVGGYVDYLNAEDLAYLEQLIRETLHESYDSYHYATSESEG; translated from the coding sequence ATGAATCCAGCGAAACGTCTCGTCGGCTCGTTATACGAGCGCTTTCGACGCCATCGGGCAGATACTACGGTGGTGTCGTATCCCAAATCCGGACGCACGTGGCTTCGGCTGCTGCTCGGGCGTGTTCTCGTCACGCAATACGGACTTGAAGAGGCGGCAGCGGCGGATCCAGACCTCATGCTTCGTGTCTACAAGCTGAGCGAACGCAATGACGCGATCCCGAGTGTCTACTTTTCGCATGACGACAAGCCGCACGCAAAGCCGACTGCAGAGATTGAGCGTGACAAGCGAGCCTTTTACGAAGGCGGGACTGTTTTCCTGTACCGGGACCCTCGTGATGTGGCGGTTTCCCAATACTTCTCGCTCACAAAGCGAAGCGAGGAAGGGTACAAGGGGTCTATCTCCGATTTTGTAAGGGACCAGGATTTCGGCCCGCGCAACCACATCGAGTATTTGAATGTGTGGGCTGAGCAGCGAGGCTTTATGGAGCGTGTCCGCTTTGTCAGCTATGAAGAACTCCAAGCTGACACCGAGAGCGTCGTGGAAAGCCTTCTCGACTTCATCGGGGTTGAAAGCACCTCTCCTGGCATCGTCCGGTCGGCTGTAGAGTTCTCGTCGTTTGACAACATGCGGAAAATGGAGTCGGGCGGTGTGTTCAGCAGTGGGATGCTTACGCCGAAAGACCAGCAGGACAAAGCGACCTACAAGACCCGCCGAGGCGTAGTTGGTGGCTATGTGGACTACCTCAATGCCGAGGATCTGGCCTACCTAGAGCAACTGATTCGTGAGACGCTTCACGAGAGCTACGATTCGTACCACTACGCCACCTCTGAATCAGAGGGCTAG
- a CDS encoding glycosyltransferase family 4 protein, producing the protein MVILFASLRGPTHEARRGGAQDYLRFVAGPWAKAGHRVRVLCGFERLSDGTPLPKTEHVDGIEVERVGTGGRNVRALRNAVREAARTADLVIENIMGFPLLLPWGWPSDTPLVAIKHHFQGATFFRSQGRLRGLVGRTLEDVAQPLVYRRVPMVVPSTMTATHIENQWVRHRAPLEVIPPGIPQPASTTPTRASAPTILYVGGLHLARKRVDHLLGAFNAVREAVPEAQLWIAGDGPDRTRLEAEAGPGVTFFGFVSEEEKARLYEQAWVFASPSLQEGFGITWVEANSYGLPVIGYEIAGLHTVDESCALMVEPGDHVALAAGLERVLTDASFRATLAEGGRQNAKRFSWARTSDEVLAFAMSATGLRLQNEAPVAQLPSTLSLSNS; encoded by the coding sequence ATGGTCATTCTGTTCGCATCATTGCGCGGTCCTACGCACGAGGCGCGTCGCGGCGGAGCCCAGGACTATCTGCGGTTCGTCGCGGGCCCGTGGGCGAAGGCTGGGCATCGCGTGCGCGTCCTGTGTGGATTCGAGCGCCTCTCCGACGGCACGCCGCTCCCCAAGACGGAGCACGTCGACGGGATCGAGGTCGAGCGTGTTGGAACGGGAGGGCGCAACGTCCGCGCGCTGCGGAACGCCGTGCGAGAGGCGGCACGCACTGCCGACCTCGTCATCGAAAACATCATGGGGTTCCCGCTCCTCTTGCCGTGGGGCTGGCCTTCCGACACGCCGCTGGTGGCCATCAAACACCATTTCCAGGGGGCCACCTTTTTCCGAAGCCAGGGCCGACTTCGCGGCTTGGTTGGGCGCACGCTCGAAGACGTCGCTCAGCCTTTGGTCTACCGCCGCGTGCCGATGGTCGTCCCGAGCACCATGACCGCCACGCACATCGAGAACCAGTGGGTTCGCCATCGGGCTCCGCTGGAGGTCATTCCACCAGGTATCCCGCAGCCAGCCAGCACCACCCCTACAAGAGCAAGCGCGCCAACCATTCTCTACGTCGGTGGCCTGCACCTGGCCCGCAAGCGCGTGGACCACTTGCTCGGTGCGTTCAACGCCGTCCGCGAAGCTGTGCCTGAGGCGCAGCTCTGGATCGCGGGAGACGGCCCCGACCGGACGAGGCTAGAGGCTGAAGCAGGGCCCGGCGTCACCTTCTTCGGCTTCGTCTCCGAAGAAGAGAAGGCTCGCCTCTACGAGCAAGCGTGGGTGTTCGCGTCCCCCTCGCTGCAGGAAGGGTTTGGCATCACCTGGGTGGAAGCGAATTCCTACGGTCTGCCGGTCATCGGCTACGAGATCGCTGGGCTACACACCGTCGACGAGTCGTGCGCGCTCATGGTCGAGCCGGGCGACCACGTGGCGCTCGCGGCTGGGCTGGAGCGCGTGCTGACCGACGCCTCATTCCGTGCTACCCTCGCCGAGGGGGGGCGGCAAAACGCGAAACGGTTCTCCTGGGCCCGCACGAGCGACGAAGTGCTCGCCTTTGCCATGTCAGCCACAGGGCTGCGGTTGCAGAACGAAGCGCCGGTGGCCCAACTCCCGTCTACCCTATCACTCTCGAACAGCTAA
- a CDS encoding mechanosensitive ion channel family protein, producing the protein MFADLNVFNDQILWGVSTWRVVAAFFIIFLGFLSRKVIASTFSILAKRSRGNHWKWDDEAINLLPAPLALVAQVLLWRVAAAVIQLPTEPVNVSELVGKGLEVALIVGIVWTLFRVIDVVALIAERASDTTKTRVDDQIVPLMRKTLKVFVAVTASVMAVQHLGFSVTSLIASLGIGGLALALAAQDTVANFFGSVVIFADQPFQLGDWVAIGDQEGEIEEVGFRTTRLRRDDHALISIPNNTFTSAQVINFSTRDRRRMKVEVKLPLDAAPAQVQRVISGIRATMESQEALRTETLAVYLAEIGDDGIVVEGKAYSQTASIRPYRAARQAILLEAMRLVRAEGLHLASTGRTIYVHETTPSGDGQPLNGSTVVAPQLVPVGPMIEDERGDGDDDDHSEDGFSEEDIDS; encoded by the coding sequence ATGTTTGCCGATCTCAACGTATTCAACGACCAGATCCTTTGGGGCGTGAGCACGTGGCGGGTCGTGGCTGCATTCTTCATCATCTTTCTCGGCTTTTTGAGCCGGAAGGTGATCGCGAGCACGTTCTCGATCCTCGCGAAGCGTTCGCGCGGCAACCATTGGAAGTGGGACGACGAGGCCATCAACCTGCTTCCGGCCCCTTTGGCACTGGTAGCCCAGGTTCTCCTGTGGCGCGTTGCGGCCGCCGTCATCCAGTTGCCGACGGAGCCGGTCAACGTCAGCGAGTTAGTAGGCAAGGGCCTCGAAGTGGCGCTCATTGTCGGCATCGTGTGGACGCTCTTTCGGGTGATCGATGTCGTTGCGTTGATCGCTGAGCGGGCGTCGGACACGACCAAGACACGCGTGGACGACCAGATTGTCCCGCTCATGCGGAAGACGCTGAAGGTATTTGTGGCGGTCACGGCCTCCGTGATGGCCGTCCAGCACCTTGGCTTCTCCGTCACGAGCCTCATCGCCAGCCTCGGCATCGGCGGCCTTGCCCTTGCCCTCGCAGCGCAGGACACGGTCGCCAACTTCTTCGGATCGGTCGTCATCTTCGCCGACCAACCCTTCCAGCTCGGCGACTGGGTAGCCATTGGAGATCAGGAGGGCGAAATCGAGGAGGTAGGGTTCCGCACGACGCGCCTCCGCCGCGACGACCATGCCCTGATCTCGATCCCGAACAACACCTTCACCAGCGCCCAAGTCATCAACTTCTCGACCCGGGACCGCCGGCGCATGAAGGTCGAGGTCAAGCTCCCGCTCGACGCCGCCCCGGCGCAGGTTCAGCGTGTGATCAGCGGCATCCGTGCCACGATGGAAAGCCAAGAGGCACTGCGCACAGAGACGCTAGCCGTCTACCTCGCCGAGATCGGCGACGACGGCATCGTGGTTGAAGGCAAAGCTTACTCACAGACGGCGTCGATCCGACCTTACCGGGCAGCGCGTCAAGCGATCCTCCTCGAAGCGATGCGTCTTGTACGTGCCGAAGGCCTTCACTTAGCCTCGACGGGGCGCACCATCTACGTCCACGAAACCACCCCCAGCGGCGATGGTCAGCCGCTCAATGGCAGTACAGTCGTCGCCCCCCAACTCGTCCCTGTAGGCCCTATGATCGAAGACGAACGAGGCGACGGTGACGACGACGACCATTCCGAAGACGGGTTTTCGGAGGAGGACATCGATTCCTAG
- a CDS encoding glycosyltransferase family 1 protein, which translates to MSARIAYFSDALLKRKQYGLSRYAWSLLYELRALGSDIFPVAAQSELAPGDLRAVEERYDLERIPGTRRLVAGAWSYLGWPALERFTSEFDVLHNVELSYVVPTNRPWITTVHDIGPLTHPGWFGASRLGLKKKALAFAAKRADVIIAVSEATADAIHSYTDGAVGDRLRVIPEGVNARDFAQAPAITDAGIEAMKGVDAPFFLWTGSKLNPRKNLLRVIEAFEQLDALPHYLVIAGGVGWDSEDLLKRVEASPKAARIVRTGYVSDEQLRALYHAAEAFLYVSLMEGFGLPILEAMASGCPVVTSNCSSMPEVAGDAALLVDPYSVQDIAEAAHSIATQPTLQSDLVRRGRERVALFDWSTCASRTAELYTSVSRK; encoded by the coding sequence ATGAGTGCTCGAATTGCATATTTCAGCGACGCACTGCTCAAGCGGAAACAGTACGGACTCAGCCGATACGCGTGGTCGTTGCTGTATGAACTCCGGGCGCTTGGTTCAGACATTTTCCCTGTCGCAGCGCAGAGTGAGCTAGCACCAGGAGACCTTAGGGCCGTAGAGGAGCGCTATGATCTGGAGCGCATTCCAGGAACACGACGGCTTGTGGCAGGCGCGTGGAGCTATCTAGGCTGGCCAGCCTTGGAGCGTTTTACAAGCGAGTTCGATGTGCTCCATAATGTGGAGTTGAGCTACGTGGTACCGACGAATCGACCCTGGATCACAACCGTGCACGACATTGGCCCGCTGACGCACCCAGGGTGGTTCGGGGCAAGTCGATTGGGGCTGAAAAAGAAAGCGCTAGCTTTTGCCGCAAAGAGGGCAGACGTGATCATTGCCGTCTCGGAAGCGACGGCTGATGCCATTCACAGCTATACGGACGGTGCAGTCGGCGACCGACTGCGCGTCATCCCAGAAGGCGTAAACGCCAGAGACTTCGCCCAAGCACCAGCGATCACTGATGCTGGAATCGAGGCAATGAAGGGCGTGGACGCGCCTTTCTTCCTATGGACTGGTTCGAAGCTGAACCCGCGTAAAAATCTTCTGCGGGTGATCGAAGCGTTCGAACAACTTGACGCGCTCCCTCACTACCTCGTCATCGCTGGTGGTGTAGGGTGGGACTCGGAAGACTTGCTCAAGCGTGTTGAAGCGTCGCCCAAAGCCGCGCGTATCGTCCGGACTGGGTATGTCTCAGATGAGCAACTGAGAGCGCTCTACCACGCCGCCGAGGCTTTTCTCTACGTTTCACTTATGGAGGGTTTTGGGCTGCCTATTTTGGAAGCTATGGCCTCAGGTTGCCCCGTCGTCACCTCGAATTGCTCGTCGATGCCAGAAGTCGCTGGTGACGCCGCTTTACTGGTAGACCCCTACAGCGTTCAGGACATCGCGGAGGCAGCACACTCCATCGCCACGCAACCGACTCTTCAGAGCGATCTCGTCCGGAGAGGTCGTGAGCGTGTCGCTCTCTTCGATTGGAGCACGTGCGCGAGTCGCACAGCAGAACTCTACACCTCAGTCAGCCGCAAATGA
- a CDS encoding glycosyltransferase family 4 protein, translating to MRIVLFANSDWYLYNFRLPLAHHLRSLGHEVVLLSPPGEFAERFETEGYAWHAVEMCRRGLNPIEEVRTVRQLRQLYAEIKPDLVHHFTLKSVVYGSLAARRSGVPGVVNAVTGLGYVYTDDSVKARAIRVVLTNLCRAALKGTEVIFQNPDDAGIFVEAGLVPEDQCHLIYGSGVDTERFVTQPEEAGTPTVMLASRMLWGKGVGDFVEAGRLLRDRNVAVRMRLVGPADPDNHAAVPEATLRAWNEEGAVEWLGFREDMDDLLRQSHIVCLPSQYGEGVPRILIEAAASGRPLISTNRPGCREIVHHGTNGLVVPPEDPEALADAIETLVTHAQQRLQFGAAGRELVEAQFSERQVLRETLKVYADAHPDFQVSLAVDEGFGGDGAAEPVSLSVTS from the coding sequence ATGCGCATTGTTCTGTTTGCCAACTCGGATTGGTATCTCTACAACTTTCGTCTTCCCTTGGCGCACCACCTCAGGTCGCTTGGTCACGAGGTGGTCCTGCTTTCGCCCCCGGGCGAGTTCGCGGAGCGGTTCGAGACCGAAGGGTATGCGTGGCACGCCGTTGAGATGTGCCGCCGCGGCCTCAACCCGATCGAGGAAGTCCGCACAGTGCGGCAACTCCGGCAACTCTACGCCGAGATCAAGCCGGACCTCGTCCATCACTTCACGCTCAAGAGCGTCGTTTACGGGTCGCTCGCGGCGCGTCGGTCTGGCGTGCCCGGTGTTGTCAATGCGGTGACCGGGCTCGGTTACGTCTACACCGATGACAGCGTGAAGGCGCGCGCGATCCGGGTCGTGCTGACTAACCTGTGCCGCGCGGCTCTGAAAGGGACGGAAGTCATTTTCCAAAACCCCGACGACGCTGGCATTTTCGTCGAGGCGGGCCTCGTGCCCGAGGACCAGTGCCACTTGATCTATGGCTCTGGGGTTGACACCGAGCGCTTTGTCACCCAGCCTGAGGAGGCGGGGACGCCTACCGTGATGCTGGCCTCGCGCATGCTCTGGGGCAAAGGCGTCGGCGACTTCGTCGAGGCCGGGCGGCTGCTCCGCGACCGCAATGTCGCGGTTCGGATGCGGCTCGTTGGCCCAGCCGACCCCGACAATCACGCGGCGGTTCCTGAGGCTACGCTCCGTGCATGGAATGAGGAAGGGGCCGTTGAGTGGCTCGGCTTCCGCGAGGACATGGACGACCTGCTTCGCCAGAGCCATATCGTCTGCCTGCCGTCGCAGTATGGCGAGGGCGTGCCGCGCATCCTGATCGAGGCGGCGGCCTCCGGTCGACCACTCATCAGCACCAACCGTCCTGGCTGCCGGGAGATCGTCCATCACGGGACCAACGGCTTAGTCGTGCCTCCGGAAGACCCCGAAGCGCTCGCGGACGCCATCGAAACGCTGGTGACCCATGCCCAGCAGCGGCTTCAGTTCGGAGCGGCGGGCCGAGAGCTGGTCGAAGCGCAGTTTTCAGAACGCCAAGTCCTCCGCGAGACGCTCAAGGTCTACGCGGACGCGCACCCAGACTTTCAGGTATCGCTCGCTGTGGACGAGGGCTTCGGTGGCGACGGTGCTGCGGAGCCGGTATCGCTCTCCGTTACATCCTGA
- a CDS encoding archaeosortase/exosortase family protein — protein MLKRNAPLLRFFAILLGVFAVWFVVYDLWLLPDGRLDAWLSYRVAAASAGILDLFGAAVVQAGRVVRLEGGVGVEVADGCNGLTTIGLFVGFVLAFPGSWKRRLWFIPLGIGVVLLANILRVAALALVQVHWPAAFDVLHSFGISTFFYAVVFVLWVVWARLGDELPTSKPPQPPPAALTPASS, from the coding sequence ATGCTCAAGCGCAACGCCCCCCTGCTCCGCTTCTTCGCGATCCTGCTTGGCGTCTTCGCCGTGTGGTTCGTTGTCTACGACCTGTGGTTGCTGCCCGACGGTCGGCTCGATGCGTGGCTCTCTTACCGGGTTGCCGCTGCTTCGGCCGGCATCCTCGATCTCTTCGGCGCTGCCGTGGTGCAGGCCGGGCGCGTGGTCCGGCTCGAAGGCGGTGTCGGCGTCGAGGTAGCCGATGGCTGCAACGGGCTTACCACCATCGGGCTCTTCGTCGGCTTCGTGCTGGCGTTCCCGGGATCGTGGAAGCGGCGCCTCTGGTTTATCCCGCTCGGCATCGGGGTGGTACTGCTCGCCAACATCCTGCGTGTTGCCGCGCTCGCGCTCGTGCAGGTACACTGGCCCGCTGCGTTCGATGTGCTGCACAGCTTCGGCATCTCGACGTTCTTCTACGCCGTCGTCTTCGTGCTCTGGGTCGTATGGGCGCGTCTTGGCGACGAGTTGCCCACCTCGAAGCCCCCGCAACCTCCACCTGCGGCCTTGACTCCGGCATCGAGTTGA
- a CDS encoding sulfotransferase domain-containing protein yields MSQHPALCFPHNVKETFFFDRYYGRGFDWYAWHFGHAAAEQVPVEIGPTYFDDEAVPERVYEANPDCRIIVTLREPVARARSLYQHHLRKGRVSGSFSDAVEQMPRILTAGHYAEHVERWISLFGRDHLHIVLLDDIRQTPVEALSGVCDFLGIPVLAPTEQAFAKTNAASMPRFPWLAAQAARAVTALRSRRFHRLVEWGKALGLNRVYQGNDALPQLTTQETERVQDQFAPDVEYVERLTGRPLPHWTHARPAATA; encoded by the coding sequence TTGAGCCAGCATCCCGCGTTGTGCTTCCCGCACAACGTCAAGGAGACGTTCTTCTTCGACCGCTACTATGGTCGCGGTTTCGACTGGTATGCCTGGCACTTCGGTCACGCAGCCGCGGAGCAGGTGCCCGTGGAAATCGGGCCCACCTATTTCGACGACGAGGCCGTTCCGGAGCGCGTCTATGAGGCCAACCCCGATTGCCGGATCATCGTGACGCTCAGAGAGCCGGTGGCTCGTGCACGGTCGCTCTACCAGCACCATCTACGCAAAGGCCGGGTGTCGGGCAGCTTCTCCGATGCTGTTGAGCAGATGCCTCGGATATTGACAGCCGGCCATTACGCCGAACACGTCGAGCGTTGGATCTCGTTGTTCGGCCGCGACCACCTCCACATCGTTCTGTTGGATGATATCCGACAGACACCGGTCGAAGCCCTCTCGGGCGTTTGCGACTTCTTGGGCATACCGGTACTCGCGCCTACGGAGCAGGCGTTCGCGAAAACCAACGCAGCGTCGATGCCTCGCTTCCCCTGGCTCGCTGCGCAAGCCGCTCGTGCGGTCACCGCGCTCCGAAGCCGCCGATTCCACCGCCTCGTGGAGTGGGGCAAGGCACTCGGCCTCAACCGGGTGTACCAAGGCAACGACGCGCTGCCCCAACTCACCACCCAGGAGACGGAGCGCGTCCAAGACCAATTTGCCCCCGATGTCGAGTACGTCGAGCGGCTCACCGGTCGCCCGCTTCCTCACTGGACCCACGCTCGCCCAGCCGCAACGGCCTAG
- a CDS encoding sulfotransferase — MRPIFIGGCQRSGTTLLGALLGGAAETVTVPEAPFKLGALQRGARPGARLADVVTYIGAQDRYQIWGAAPTADLLARIPSENGSEAPAHTLGRTALDLVIRAYAEEQGAGDAQWWVDHTPENLHQAMRLRAAYPEARFVHVVRDGRAATASVLKLDWGPHDVLAASRWWVEAVAHGLAAEAALGAVRVRYEDLVRDPDHTLQTLCAQIGVLFSAGMTEGQGFEVPTYTQGQHRLVGGRPDPSRIDAWRSALTEREIALFERKAGGLLALLGYAPVHEATAPGPSVAERLRFGVLSRLKFVRGRRAQQRRLRVAAAS; from the coding sequence ATGCGGCCGATTTTCATCGGTGGATGTCAGCGGAGCGGAACCACGCTGCTCGGCGCGTTGCTCGGCGGGGCGGCCGAAACCGTAACCGTACCTGAAGCCCCCTTCAAGTTGGGAGCCCTGCAGCGTGGCGCGAGGCCGGGGGCCCGTCTCGCAGATGTGGTGACGTACATCGGGGCACAGGACCGCTACCAGATTTGGGGCGCTGCTCCGACCGCCGACCTTCTCGCTCGCATCCCGTCTGAGAACGGGTCGGAAGCTCCGGCACACACGCTCGGGCGAACGGCGCTCGACCTCGTCATTCGCGCCTATGCTGAGGAGCAGGGCGCGGGTGACGCGCAGTGGTGGGTAGACCACACCCCTGAAAACCTGCATCAAGCCATGCGCCTGCGCGCGGCGTACCCTGAGGCGCGCTTCGTGCACGTGGTGCGTGACGGGCGCGCAGCGACCGCATCGGTGCTCAAGTTGGATTGGGGGCCGCACGACGTGCTCGCGGCGAGCCGCTGGTGGGTCGAGGCCGTCGCGCATGGCTTGGCGGCCGAGGCCGCGCTGGGGGCCGTCCGCGTCCGCTACGAAGACCTCGTCCGTGATCCGGACCACACGTTGCAGACGCTGTGCGCTCAGATCGGCGTGCTCTTCAGCGCAGGGATGACCGAGGGGCAAGGCTTCGAGGTGCCCACCTACACGCAGGGGCAGCACCGCCTCGTGGGCGGACGCCCGGACCCGTCCCGCATCGACGCCTGGCGCTCGGCGCTGACTGAACGCGAGATCGCGCTCTTCGAGCGAAAGGCGGGGGGCCTGCTCGCGCTCCTCGGCTATGCGCCTGTGCACGAAGCGACGGCTCCGGGGCCGTCGGTCGCCGAACGTCTCCGATTCGGGGTGCTCAGTCGGCTGAAGTTCGTCCGAGGGCGCCGCGCACAACAACGACGGCTCCGGGTCGCTGCTGCCTCTTAG